Sequence from the Rutidosis leptorrhynchoides isolate AG116_Rl617_1_P2 chromosome 3, CSIRO_AGI_Rlap_v1, whole genome shotgun sequence genome:
aagtgttattagagttaagttagaaagattagattaggttttcaaacaagcttggtgttcaccaaaacaagttctagtttttacaagttttataagtataataagatagcaactatacaaggaattgaacaaggattttgagaagtattttaccttgattatgaagagaaaagtttctgagattaaattatgatatgagagcattcaagtgtgtgtttttagtttaagaaaatgtggagtaaaaatgagttaaaatggtccttatttataagcttataattttggcttttagtgaaaatatctaagataagttaaattgtattaagtcatgcatgacatattaaattgattaggtcatgggtgacatattacacaaataattgcagatttctattggtatataccaatagtaaatacttctagaagctgtgtataatacgggtaaaaataccgtatgaatgcgagtagaattcttgaggaaattgaacggaaatacgagtatagctatcctttatatgtattggtatattataaagtgtattcaatacttgtaaggatgtatttacactcgtaatacattatatgtaaatacattttaacataagttaattacgtcgtttaaatagtaatatatatatatatatatatatatatatatatatatatatatatatatatatatatatattgtttgaaaactctttaaattagtagtatgaaaatatatatataatactttgttaatatacttaatgagatatttaattatcatattttcaagttaaatatatataaatccatatatatacacaataattaaacaattaaatcaagttatgacgttcgtgaatcgtcggaataaaatggtgaccaaaagcttgtgtaaaactctttccagaggttcaagatttattaaaattcatttcttattaagtaggaattatataaagattaagtttaaatttggtcgaaaatttccgggttgtcacatgtaggttgaaaattaatattttttttaattaatataaactgaaaattaagttatgtttagttatgtatttttttaattagaaaattaagtatttatttagttagtaaattgatgggtttgatgatgaaagttGTATGTTTAGTTtgtataagtataagtataagtgtaaatgttattgtttatgtttctgtttatgtttatgcttattgTTTTATGAACATTGTTAGGTTTAGTGGTTAATTTCGGAATAGTTGTACCTTAGGTTCGAAATTAATCAATCCTATAGAATACCAATCCAaggttaatttattaaaaattaactttgGAAGGTCCCCTTTTTGGGACTGCTTTCTGTGTGTTTTGTCTCTTTTAGGATGTGGATGCGTATAACTTATTTACTAGTTACAAAAAATTTGGAACACATTTTCCCTTTACTCCTACAAATATGCGTTTAATACGACATATTTGGGGAGTTTAGGGGAAATGCTGCCAAATTTTTGCTAACTATTAAATTAGTTGTGCGCATCCATAGTTGAGACAAAACATTCAGAGAGTGGGTTAGGTTGCCTTCCATAGTTGGACCACCCGACTTTGATTATACATATATTAAGTGTTTTTAATTTTAAAGTTTTTTGCTGTTTTAAACTTGATTTAATTAGGGAATATCTATGACGATTGATAAGAGGTGGACTACTATACGACATACATTTAATCCTGACTTTATTAGTGGTCTTAATGCATTTATTGAGAGGTGTAAGAACAATTTGGATTCGCACGGTAAGTGTAGTTGCCCATGTAAAGATTGTGGTAATACGGTTTTTCTTAAACCTAAAAAAGATAAAAGCCCATATAACTAGATATGGGTTTGAACCCTCTTATACCATATGGCGGCATCACGGTGAACTACCACAACCACCCGAAGTACACAACACAACGGACCCTCTAAGAAATTTCTTGCACGATATTCAGTTGGAGGAAGTTCCTAACTTTGAGGAGGAAGGTCCGAAAGACGATGAGACTATGAATGACACGATTACAACTGCTCTTGAGGATTTAATTGACTCCACCCAAATCGAGCTATATCCCGGTAGCAAGTTGTCCTCATTAGAGTTTTTAGCCAAGTTAACACACATTAAGGTCTTGAACAAATGGACGAATACTTCATTCGACCAATTGTTAGAATTACTCATACAATCACATCCCCCAAATAACACGATTCCGAAATCATTTTACGAAACTAAGAAGTGGATGAGAAAGATCGGTTTAGGGTATCAAGCGATACATGCTTGTAAGAATGATTGTTGTTTGTTTTATAAAGAATACCAGGATTTGGAAAACTGTCCAATATGTAAAGAGAGTAGATGGAAAGATGAACGCACAATGGGGAAAAAAGTTCCTAATAAAGTTTTACGTTATTTTCCAATAACTCCAAGACTAAAACGTTTGTACAGTTCCAGATACACTGCAAAGGATATGACTTGGCATGCTACTGGGCGGTGCAATGAAGAGGGTAAGATGCGTCATCCGGTAGATGGTCGAGCTTGGAAAGAAATTGACAAAAGATATCCGGATTTTGCACGTGAACCCAGAAACGTTCGACTAGGGTTGGCTGCTGATGGTTTCAATCCATTCGGCAACATGAATAATCCTTACAGCATGTGGCCAGTCATATTGACAACGTACAATACGCCACCGTGGATATGTATGAAAGAAAGTTCTCTCATGTTGACTCTGTTAATTCCTGGTCCTAAATCACCTGGAAAAGATATTGATGTTTACTTGAGGCCTTTAGTTGATGAACTGAAGATTTTATGGTCCGAAGGGGTTGTTACACATGACTCAGTTACAAACACGTATTTTCAAATGAAAGCAATGCTTATTTGGACCATAAATGATTATCCTGCCCGTAGTAGTTTGTCCGGTTGGAGTGGCCAAGGCTATAAACCATGCCCTACATGTAACGAGGACACTCCTGCTATGCGTGTGAAAAACAAAATTGTTTTTTTCAGTCACAGACTGAACCTTGAATCGAATCACCCATACAGAGAAAGCTTAGAATTCAATGGTAAGGTTGATCATACCTCTAAACCTAGAAAGTTCAAAGTAGCTGATATCGAAAACCAACTTACAGATTTGTTGCCAGTTGGTAATCCCGGTAAAAATCATACAAATGTTGGTGAAAAAAGAAAACGTCCTCCTAATTGTCGTCACAACTGGACTAAAATTTCTATTTATCGGGAATTTGAGTATTGGAAATATCTTCCACTGCAACACAACTTGGATGTCATGCATATTGAAAAGAATGTGTTGGAGGCTATTTTGGGTACCTTATTAATGAATGACAAGTCCAAAGACACTCACAATGCACGAGTTGACTTGGAAAAATTGGGTATTCGAAAAGATTTGTGGCTCAAACCTAAAACCAATGGTAAAAAAGATGGGCAATTCTTCAAACCTCTTCCCAAATACTCTTTAAAACCCGAAGACAGGGTAAGTTTTTGTAAATTCATTAAAGAAGTAAAACTTCCAGATGGGTTTGGATCAAACTTCAGGCACAAAGTGAACAAGGATAATACCAACATTACGAACATGAAATCTCACGATTGTCATATCATGATGCAACGATTATTACCGGTCGGAGTTAACGCGTTTTTGGACGAAACCATTTCTACACCAATAATGCAGCTATGCGCATTCTTTAAGCAAATTTGTGCTCGAGAGTTAATGGTGGCAGACATGTTGAAAGCTCAAAAACAATTGATTAAACTGTTATGTACTCTCGAGTTAATTTACCCTCCCGCTTTTTTTGACATAATGATTCATTTGGTCATGCATTTACCGGAAGAAGCTATATATGGAGGGTCTGTTTACATGAGGTGGATGTATCCAATTGAGAGATACATGAAAAAACTAAAAAATTATGTTAGAAATAAAGCTAAGCCTGAAGGTTGTATAGCTGAGGGGTACGTTGCCGATGAAGCATTAACTGCATGTTCAATGTCTCTTGAAGGTATACACACGAGATTTAATCGTCCTGGCAGATATGCGGACGGGCCAATTAGGTCATGTGAGTTTCGTTTGTTCAACTCGTTATGTAAATTTATAAGTAAAGGTGTGTTCAAATCTCTGGCCCGGGATGTTCAGGATAAACTTCACTTGTATATACTCGACAATTGTTCTGGTATAATCTCTGGTCATGCATTTGATAGCTAGTGTTGTTAGGTCCCCAAAGTTCCTGAAACATTACGCGTGTTGGGCGGATGTGCCAAGTTCTTCAAAAGAATTAGTGTGGATTAATATCCGCGTAAGTTTAACTAAAtagtacttatacatatacatatacatatacatatacatatacatacatatatacacgtgtatatatatacgtgttatttatatatatatatatatatatatatatatatatatatatatatatatatatatatatatatatatatatgtgtgtgtgtgtgtgtgtgtgtgtgtgtgtgtgtgtgtgtgtgtatatatatgtatatatatgcgtttcttatatacaatcttctaatatatctattattattttttCGTAGAATTTCTTTAAAATTGAAACTTGGCTACAATCGGAGAGATAACAAAAAGTCCGAGCTGCTATTAGCAAGATAGCGGGGGATAGATGGAAAAACGCAAAAAGTGAACAACAAGGTTATTACAAAGACCTTGTAAACGAATTTCCTAATGATATGAATTTTATTCGTTCCCACCCACCACCGGACGTTGAAGCCGAACTCTGGAATCCTTTTGTTGACTTGATGGTTAACGAAGAATACCAAAAGCGTTGTCAGCAAAATGCAAAAAACCGGTCTTGTGTCCAATACCACAGTTTGCATGGAAGCAAATCGATAATTAAACATTTGGTAAATTACTTAAACCTCCTTGTTTTTAATGttttatataaatgataaaatgttagaaaatatgttatttgatttatatacatttaagtTATTTTTTGTGTGTTTGTAGAACGATAATAAGGTAAAGCACAGTCCGCAACCTTTCGGTCCTATCAAAAATTACAAGCTCTTGCACAAACCCAAGGACGGAACCACGTGGACTAACGCTTTCAAACCAAAACAGGATTACGTAAGTAATAAATTTTCATAGATTTTGGTGtactacatataaatataaatataagtcaaatggtatatatatatatatatatatatatatatatatatatatatatatatatatatatatatatatataaagtcccgaaatgtgtatatataagtatattagtatacatacatatatatatatatatatatatatatatatatatatatatatatatatatatatatatatatatatatatatatatatatatatatatatatatatatatatatatataatattaatatttgtttaacCTTGTAGAAAGAAATGAAGCGATTGCTAAATGAACAACCGGGAAGAGACGAGACCGATATCATGGATGAAGTTTTGGGTGAGTGAACCGGACACCAACGCGGAGTGGGGCCAAAGTTACCAAAGTCAGCAAGTAATTCCGCATCTTCATCTTCTACCGGTCGGAGCCACCAACCACCAATGGAACCATACTACACGGCAAGTCAAATTGAACAAATCTTTCGTTTTAATAATCTTCAAGTCCCTCCCGATATTCAACCAAATTTTGGGTATCCTACCGGTACTTCCAATTCCAATACTCCGCGCCCGAGCcgtaacaatgatgatgatttgtATGACGATCCATTTGCCGGTTTGTAATTTGTTTGGTGTGTTTGAAGACAAGTATGCTTTTGTTGGGTGTTTTTTCGGTTGTTGCAAGACAATTATGTTAAGTTTAGTTGATTTGTAAACGATATTATAGTTTTTCCGGATTTTAAAATGTATGGATAATTATTGTCGCGTTTGGATATTTTTTTTAATGTTATTGTGGTATTTTGTGAAAGTATAATCTTATTTATGTAGCAGGTTTGGATATTTGAAATGTGCCGTATCGAATACGGCTGGAAAAAGCAGAAACGAATTGGTCCCGAAACAGCAGGGGGCTTTCCGGACGACTTGTCGTCCAGGAAGAGTCGTCCGggttttttttccttttttctgttattaataaataattaataataaataattagtattatttcaaTATTATATCTTTTGGGACGATTTGTCGTCCCGAAGTGTCGTCCGGAAAAAGCGTCCACGAAGGCAAGCGTTGAAAGTCAATGTGGGCCCCACCCCCCGTCCGGGAAGAAAAAAATTATGTCCGGAAAAACATTCCGGGACGAACTTTTCGGGACGACTCATTCCGGACGATATGTCGTCCGGGAAGACTTTCTGGGACGAAAAATCGTCCCCAAGAGTCGTCCGGGAAAAGCTTTTTTCCTGTAGTGAATCCGTGCAATATATAATTTTTCCAATAATTtcttatacgctttacaaattgtTTCCAAGCATATCAACAATCAAACAGTTTGTGACCTCCCTTTGGTTGATCACAAACCAAACACACGCGTACAACAACACTTATGATCACATATATACTGCGTGCATGATTATGATTATATAAACATCCACAAATTAACATCAAACCCAGTTTTTGTTTTATTCCATGAAATTATCTATGTAGCACCTTTTGGCTTTCCAAAAGGCACGTTGCATAAATTCGTAATAATTCTTGATCTTTATATCAGGTAACGGACCGGCGGTTGAACTCCGACGTAGAAGTCCTCCGATGAGTGGCCGAAGAAGGGGACGAAGAGGTTGAAAAACCGTGTTGATCTGACCGGAAAATATGAAAGTTTGACACTTGAAAGCGACCCGATTCACCGGTCGGTAACCGGACATAAGAAGCAGACGGCGACTCGTTGAGTGCTGCCCGGAGTAAATTTTGACCGGCGGTGTTCCTTTGTTGCATGATAGCCTTATAAACTAAGGGAATTAAACCTTCCATTTTTAGAGAgaagaaaaatagaaaaaaaattaatGAGAGAATTTGTTAGGGTTTTTGGATTTGAGGTGGGGTATGTTTATAGGAGCATTATATGATGACGTGGCGTAATGGTGTTGGTCAGATGGTGTTTTACGTTTTGCCACGTGGCAATTTGATCGATGAAGACTTCGCCGGAGAAACCCACACGCAGAATTAGAAAACGATGTTCTTTTGTTTATAGAAAGCGATCGTTAAACTAACACCTAAAGCATTTTACCAAATCTTAATATTTTAATATTGTTTTCCATTGTTATGATGTTTAtccatttaatttttattatttgatttattttttatttttgttgacATCATGAGTGCCTATTAAATTACAGTAATTGTGATAAGGTTTTTAGACCGAGTCCTAAAACTTTTAATATTGCTACAAGCAAAGATTAAAGAACATATAGAATTGAAGGATATATTAAGATTAAGAATATATGTTAATTAAGTTACAATAATTTCATTTTATTGGTAGAGGCTAAGAAAGTAAGTAACATAGTTACATGATGAAGGTTGGAAATGAATTAAGTTAATTAATCGGGTTGGTATGAAACGATTGCTTCCAATACTTTGCATCATTAGGTtagatatacaatataataataattaattcttaataaaaaatattataacCAGGGAAGGTTTTTGTAATATAAACATGAAGATTGTGTTCTTGTATAAATTCTTTAAGAGTTGGTTAAATAGTCTAAAAATGTAATGTATGTTATCTAAAATTGTTAATTAAGGTACGGCTTTTTTAGATGTCCGAAAATGTTGTGTTTTTTTAATTTTTACCtagaaagtatgttttttttttgtttttttttttttttgtttttttttttttttttgaaaggcttaCCTAGAAAGTATTACAATTT
This genomic interval carries:
- the LOC139902160 gene encoding uncharacterized protein, which encodes MHLLRGVRTIWIRTVSVVAHVKIVVIRFFLNLKKIKAHITRYGFEPSYTIWRHHGELPQPPEVHNTTDPLRNFLHDIQLEEVPNFEEEGPKDDETMNDTITTALEDLIDSTQIELYPGSKLSSLEFLAKLTHIKVLNKWTNTSFDQLLELLIQSHPPNNTIPKSFYETKKWMRKIGLGYQAIHACKNDCCLFYKEYQDLENCPICKESRWKDERTMGKKVPNKVLRYFPITPRLKRLYSSRYTAKDMTWHATGRCNEEGKMRHPVDGRAWKEIDKRYPDFAREPRNVRLGLAADGFNPFGNMNNPYSMWPVILTTYNTPPWICMKESSLMLTLLIPGPKSPGKDIDVYLRPLVDELKILWSEGVVTHDSVTNTYFQMKAMLIWTINDYPARSSLSGWSGQGYKPCPTCNEDTPAMRVKNKIVFFSHRLNLESNHPYRESLEFNGKVDHTSKPRKFKVADIENQLTDLLPVGNPGKNHTNVGEKRKRPPNCRHNWTKISIYREFEYWKYLPLQHNLDVMHIEKNVLEAILGTLLMNDKSKDTHNARVDLEKLGIRKDLWLKPKTNGKKDGQFFKPLPKYSLKPEDRVSFCKFIKEVKLPDGFGSNFRHKVNKDNTNITNMKSHDCHIMMQRLLPVGVNAFLDETISTPIMQLCAFFKQICARELMVADMLKAQKQLIKLLCTLELIYPPAFFDIMIHLVMHLPEEAIYGGSVYMRWMYPIERYMKKLKNYVRNKAKPEGCIAEGYVADEALTACSMSLEGIHTRFNRPGRYADGPIRSCEFRLFNSLCKFISKGVFKSLARDVQDKLHLYILDNCSGIISGHAFDS